The Marivivens sp. LCG002 genome contains a region encoding:
- a CDS encoding FliA/WhiG family RNA polymerase sigma factor, with amino-acid sequence MILTKGYAEQSPSPDKLVKDHMHIVRKIAWHMFGRVGRLVEIEDLLQVGYMGLIDASRRYQPKAGASFGSYAAIRVRGSIVDFLRDNASVCRSTIIMQQKAKAATAKLEQQLMRAPEKEEVAKELGITVGELEDWENRFAAGQVKSLDELYTDQSNLFSDNMARTAEDNIQQMQMKKLLRRALGQLPEREALLLQLYYVEELNVYEIAEVLGVTTGRVSQIKKAAVERLRKFITEMEEGGA; translated from the coding sequence ATGATCCTCACAAAAGGCTATGCCGAGCAGAGCCCGTCACCTGACAAGCTGGTCAAGGACCATATGCATATCGTGCGCAAGATCGCATGGCATATGTTCGGCCGCGTCGGTCGGCTTGTGGAAATCGAAGACCTTTTGCAAGTCGGCTACATGGGACTGATCGATGCCAGCCGACGCTATCAACCCAAAGCGGGCGCCTCTTTCGGGTCCTATGCCGCCATTCGTGTGCGCGGTTCTATTGTCGACTTTCTGCGCGATAACGCCAGCGTGTGCCGAAGCACGATCATTATGCAGCAAAAGGCCAAAGCCGCGACCGCCAAGCTCGAGCAACAGCTCATGCGCGCGCCCGAAAAGGAAGAAGTCGCCAAAGAACTCGGGATCACGGTGGGCGAACTCGAGGATTGGGAAAACCGCTTTGCCGCAGGGCAGGTCAAGTCGCTCGACGAACTTTATACCGACCAGTCAAATCTGTTTTCGGACAACATGGCGCGCACCGCCGAAGACAATATCCAGCAGATGCAGATGAAAAAGCTTTTGCGGCGTGCGCTTGGCCAGCTTCCTGAGCGAGAGGCTCTCCTTCTTCAGCTTTACTATGTGGAAGAGCTGAACGTCTATGAAATTGCAGAAGTGCTCGGGGTAACGACGGGACGCGTCTCGCAAATCAAAAAAGCCGCAGTGGAGCGGCTTCGTAAATTCATTACAGAGATGGAAGAAGGGGGCGCTTAG
- the flhA gene encoding flagellar biosynthesis protein FlhA, translating to MEAQIRPTIAGRLGDLTLPLGILAIVAMMVLPLPVALLDAFFVGNILLSLLVLMVSLHSYRPLDFSSFPSILLIATVLRLALNVASTRIVLTDGHSGSAAAGQVIQAFGEFVIAGNFVVGLLVFAILVIINLVVITKGAGRVSEVSARFTLDAMPGKQMAIDADLNAGLMTPEEAKIRRADVAAEADFYGAMDGASKFVKGDAMAGILILAINVIGGIIIGTAQHGLSAGEAAETYVLLSIGDGLVAQIPSLLLSIATAVIVTRVSSSHDMTKLIGKQMNMSRAWVPVAGVMALLGFVPGMPNMLFIVAAAGAGAVAYFNRNNTGADDTEAVETETPEETEGQAEGVTPADVTDHAPISLQIGYGLIGMAGDGGGALVSRITAIRKDISKALGFVVPGVRIRDDLSLAPNQYRIRIGQTILGEDMIYPDRKLAIPGGGSSRKLKGIEVKEPSFGMDAVWILPHQVAEAEADDHVVVEPESVIATHISRVVTMHAADLIGPDDVRVLVDTLAQVSPTLVEAVVPKLVPLHTLTAVLRHLLAGRMPVGDMRRILEGLSEIADRNLPAAEMAEYLRPMLSPLLLQQMGPISQPIPLVTLDPELEQLLIRTRQNGGVDQGLIIENGLASTIITSLSEALEGAAGNGKQAVVVVAQPLRRAFAAFLRPHIPDAIVLGINELPETRRVEVLGVIGGAAALPRPTPQPAPQRSPVME from the coding sequence ATGGAAGCGCAGATCCGACCGACGATAGCGGGGCGGCTGGGCGATCTTACCTTGCCCTTGGGTATCCTTGCGATTGTGGCGATGATGGTCCTGCCGCTCCCTGTGGCGCTGCTGGATGCCTTCTTTGTCGGCAATATCCTGTTGTCTTTGCTTGTGCTGATGGTGTCGCTCCATAGCTATCGCCCGCTCGATTTTTCCAGCTTTCCCAGCATCTTGCTTATCGCGACTGTTCTGCGTCTCGCGCTGAACGTGGCCTCGACGCGCATCGTTCTGACGGATGGGCACTCTGGCTCTGCGGCGGCGGGACAGGTGATCCAGGCCTTTGGCGAATTTGTCATCGCAGGCAATTTCGTCGTTGGTCTTTTGGTCTTTGCGATCCTTGTGATCATCAACCTTGTGGTGATCACCAAGGGTGCAGGCCGTGTGTCCGAAGTGTCGGCGCGTTTCACCCTCGACGCGATGCCGGGCAAACAGATGGCGATCGATGCCGACCTTAACGCAGGTCTCATGACACCCGAAGAAGCCAAGATCCGCCGCGCGGATGTTGCTGCCGAGGCTGACTTTTACGGTGCGATGGATGGTGCCTCGAAGTTCGTCAAAGGCGACGCGATGGCGGGTATCCTGATCCTTGCGATCAACGTCATCGGCGGGATCATCATCGGCACGGCACAGCATGGCCTGAGCGCGGGCGAGGCTGCAGAAACATACGTGCTACTGTCGATCGGGGACGGTCTGGTCGCCCAGATCCCCTCGCTTCTTCTTTCCATTGCGACCGCTGTGATCGTGACGCGTGTGTCCTCGTCGCATGATATGACCAAGCTCATCGGCAAGCAGATGAACATGAGCCGCGCTTGGGTGCCTGTCGCGGGCGTCATGGCACTGCTCGGGTTTGTTCCGGGAATGCCGAACATGCTCTTTATCGTGGCTGCCGCGGGTGCGGGGGCTGTTGCCTATTTCAATCGCAACAACACCGGCGCGGATGATACCGAAGCCGTTGAAACGGAAACGCCCGAAGAAACCGAAGGTCAGGCCGAAGGCGTAACTCCCGCCGATGTCACGGACCATGCCCCGATCTCGCTCCAGATCGGGTATGGGCTCATCGGCATGGCAGGAGACGGGGGCGGCGCTCTGGTTTCGCGGATCACCGCAATCCGCAAAGATATCTCCAAAGCACTCGGCTTTGTCGTGCCCGGCGTGCGTATTCGCGACGATCTGAGCCTTGCGCCCAACCAGTATCGCATCCGCATAGGCCAGACGATCCTCGGCGAAGACATGATCTATCCCGACCGCAAACTCGCGATCCCGGGTGGTGGGTCGAGCCGCAAGCTCAAAGGTATCGAAGTCAAAGAACCGAGCTTCGGGATGGATGCCGTCTGGATTCTGCCCCATCAGGTCGCAGAGGCCGAGGCCGACGACCACGTGGTTGTCGAACCCGAGTCCGTGATTGCCACCCATATTTCGCGGGTTGTGACGATGCATGCCGCCGATCTCATCGGCCCCGACGACGTGCGGGTGCTGGTGGATACGCTGGCACAGGTGAGCCCGACCTTGGTCGAAGCGGTGGTGCCCAAGCTTGTCCCGCTCCATACACTGACGGCTGTTCTGCGTCACCTTCTGGCAGGGCGTATGCCTGTGGGCGATATGCGCCGCATCCTCGAAGGACTTTCGGAAATCGCGGATCGCAATCTTCCTGCTGCGGAGATGGCCGAATATCTGCGCCCGATGCTCTCGCCGCTTTTGCTTCAGCAAATGGGCCCGATCAGCCAGCCTATTCCGCTTGTCACGCTTGATCCCGAACTTGAACAGCTATTGATCCGCACCCGTCAGAACGGCGGTGTTGATCAAGGTCTCATCATCGAAAACGGGCTGGCCAGCACGATCATCACGAGCCTGTCCGAAGCGCTCGAAGGCGCAGCGGGCAATGGCAAACAAGCGGTCGTCGTGGTGGCCCAGCCCCTGCGCCGCGCTTTTGCCGCCTTCCTGCGACCCCATATCCCCGATGCGATCGTGCTCGGGATCAACGAGCTTCCCGAGACGCGCCGCGTCGAGGTTCTCGGAGTGATCGGCGGCGCAGCGGCGCTTCCGCGCCCAACACCACAGCCCGCCCCGCAACGTTCGCCGGTGATGGAGTAA
- a CDS encoding MBL fold metallo-hydrolase, producing MTHSSVTLLGTKGGPAIRPGTPMPTSSLLRLGGKTIVIDAGLGVTRGICDAGVPLTGIDAIFITHLHSDHYLELGPLIHTAWTAGLKTPIPIYGPEGLGAYWRGFLASMEADIALRIADEGRPDLGSLVALQKLEAEAFTLFDIKVSAIRNQHPPLVDSFALRFDHKGKSVTFSGDTAPIQDMVGFAAGSDLLIHEAMLSEGIAALCARVGNGDDRLRIHLERSHSSAQEVARIAARAKVPALALHHLIPSDDPAFTQEHWIEEIRPVFDGMLHLGRDGMIIEF from the coding sequence ATGACCCATTCCTCAGTGACATTGCTGGGCACCAAAGGCGGCCCCGCCATTCGCCCCGGCACCCCAATGCCGACGTCGAGCCTCTTGCGGCTCGGCGGCAAGACCATCGTCATCGATGCAGGCTTGGGGGTGACGCGCGGGATTTGTGATGCAGGCGTTCCCCTGACGGGGATCGATGCCATTTTCATCACGCATCTGCACTCCGACCATTATCTGGAACTCGGCCCGCTGATCCACACGGCATGGACCGCAGGGCTCAAGACCCCCATTCCGATCTATGGCCCCGAGGGACTTGGCGCGTATTGGCGCGGGTTTCTGGCGTCGATGGAGGCGGATATCGCCCTGCGTATCGCGGATGAGGGGCGCCCCGATCTCGGCTCTCTCGTAGCCTTGCAAAAGCTGGAGGCCGAAGCGTTCACGCTGTTCGATATCAAGGTGTCCGCGATCCGCAACCAGCACCCGCCCCTTGTGGACAGTTTCGCGCTCCGCTTCGATCATAAAGGGAAATCCGTCACCTTTTCGGGAGATACCGCACCGATCCAAGACATGGTGGGCTTTGCCGCAGGGTCCGACCTCTTGATCCACGAAGCCATGCTGTCCGAAGGGATTGCTGCCCTTTGTGCCCGCGTCGGAAACGGGGATGATCGGTTGCGCATCCATCTGGAGCGCTCGCACTCTTCGGCCCAAGAAGTCGCCAGGATCGCAGCGCGCGCCAAAGTTCCCGCGCTCGCCCTCCACCATCTTATCCCGAGCGACGACCCTGCATTCACCCAAGAGCATTGGATCGAAGAAATCCGTCCGGTTTTTGACGGTATGCTCCATTTGGGACGCGACGGAATGATCATTGAGTTCTAG